The following are encoded together in the Bradyrhizobium algeriense genome:
- a CDS encoding class I SAM-dependent methyltransferase, with the protein MSSMVQEEGQRFEFGNNWHHFIQKNFGPERVRISKKHLLDFIERDDLKGLTFLDIGCGSGLHSIAALEAGAVSVRGFDYDANSVATSRCVQAQVGNPSNWTIEQGSVLDDTFVKNLGAYDLVYSWGVLHHTGDVWHAIRNAAACVRPGGMFYIALYSADAQVNPPPEFWLDVKQRYVTAGWLKRRYMDLWYVWRFQMHYNPLRLPLFLWRMHEYKKNRGMNMFTDIRDWLGGWPMEFVYDKDAVSFCKELGFSLQRMATGEANTEFLFIRSASPK; encoded by the coding sequence ATGAGTAGCATGGTTCAAGAAGAGGGACAGAGATTCGAGTTTGGGAATAACTGGCACCACTTCATTCAAAAGAATTTCGGACCCGAGAGGGTACGGATTTCCAAGAAGCACCTTCTCGATTTTATCGAACGGGACGATCTGAAGGGGCTAACGTTCCTCGATATTGGATGCGGAAGCGGACTTCACTCCATTGCCGCCCTAGAAGCAGGCGCAGTATCGGTTCGTGGCTTTGACTATGACGCGAATTCAGTCGCTACGAGCCGATGCGTGCAGGCTCAGGTAGGTAATCCCTCTAATTGGACCATCGAGCAAGGCTCCGTTCTTGACGACACATTTGTGAAGAACTTGGGGGCATACGACCTGGTCTATTCATGGGGGGTTCTGCATCACACCGGAGACGTCTGGCATGCAATTCGCAATGCCGCAGCGTGCGTTAGGCCCGGTGGTATGTTTTATATCGCTCTCTATTCAGCGGACGCTCAAGTCAACCCGCCGCCGGAATTCTGGCTCGACGTTAAGCAAAGGTATGTTACGGCGGGATGGCTGAAGAGACGCTACATGGATCTTTGGTACGTCTGGCGCTTTCAGATGCACTATAATCCGCTGCGGCTACCTCTGTTTCTGTGGAGGATGCACGAATACAAAAAGAATCGCGGCATGAATATGTTTACGGATATTCGTGATTGGCTTGGCGGTTGGCCGATGGAATTTGTCTATGACAAAGATGCCGTCTCCTTTTGCAAGGAGCTCGGTTTCAGCTTGCAGAGGATGGCGACCGGTGAGGCGAACACGGAGTTCTTGTTCATAAGGTCGGCCTCGCCTAAGTGA
- a CDS encoding glycosyltransferase family 4 protein, with the protein MRILSIDFSIPYLLKDDNYPIGGWAVQLSIWLRALENAGHEAALLTWKGALAHVGSGQQIKLIETYDPEHGVRVAKYFYSYIPKILAAARAYHPDIMIQGVCGVHTAIMAFVAGQLGIPFVHRVVSDMNVDERCKVGLRFYEWLAYSWARHRTAAFLCQNEYQREKLAALFPGTPIHVLHNAVVVAEDAPAPLLRAERRYVAWLGVFRHGKNLPLLFRIAQEFPAVKFRVGGMPERQVDQSTLDAVNGLRHLPNVELVGLVRRADVQQFLSEATMLLSTSDFEGFSNVFLEAFAVGTPVITRRQVDPDSIVLRHSLGASAEDELALSKSVKMFWDMDANEYNALAQRCQIYVKANHSPTAKARELIAALTPLVAKSKHPGQPL; encoded by the coding sequence ATGCGAATTCTCTCGATAGATTTTTCCATTCCCTATCTATTGAAGGATGATAACTATCCGATCGGCGGCTGGGCCGTCCAACTTTCAATATGGCTTCGCGCGCTTGAAAACGCCGGTCACGAAGCCGCTCTCCTTACCTGGAAGGGTGCTTTGGCCCATGTAGGTTCGGGCCAGCAAATCAAACTCATCGAAACCTATGATCCCGAACATGGGGTGCGGGTTGCGAAGTATTTCTACTCATATATTCCAAAAATATTGGCAGCCGCCCGCGCCTATCATCCAGATATCATGATCCAAGGCGTATGTGGGGTCCATACCGCCATCATGGCTTTCGTCGCCGGCCAACTAGGGATTCCGTTCGTTCACCGCGTTGTCAGCGACATGAACGTCGATGAACGATGCAAAGTCGGGCTTCGATTTTATGAATGGTTAGCGTATTCTTGGGCTCGGCATCGAACAGCGGCATTTCTTTGTCAAAATGAATATCAACGCGAAAAATTGGCAGCGCTGTTTCCGGGCACGCCTATACACGTCCTTCATAATGCCGTTGTCGTAGCAGAGGACGCGCCCGCTCCTTTGCTGCGCGCAGAACGCAGATATGTCGCCTGGCTTGGTGTTTTCCGCCATGGAAAGAATTTGCCACTGCTTTTTCGAATCGCCCAGGAATTTCCGGCCGTCAAATTCCGCGTGGGGGGGATGCCAGAGCGACAGGTTGATCAATCGACGCTGGACGCCGTGAATGGCCTGCGCCATCTGCCAAACGTGGAACTGGTTGGCCTTGTCCGGCGGGCAGACGTTCAACAATTTCTATCGGAAGCGACGATGCTTCTCTCCACATCGGATTTCGAAGGCTTCTCGAACGTGTTCCTGGAAGCTTTCGCCGTGGGCACACCTGTCATAACGCGCCGGCAAGTCGATCCGGACTCGATCGTCCTGCGTCATAGCCTTGGCGCATCGGCTGAGGACGAGTTGGCACTTTCCAAATCCGTGAAGATGTTCTGGGACATGGACGCAAATGAATACAACGCGCTCGCTCAACGATGTCAGATCTATGTTAAGGCCAATCACTCGCCGACGGCAAAAGCTCGCGAGTTAATTGCGGCTTTAACGCCTCTCGTCGCTAAGTCAAAACACCCGGGGCAACCACTTTGA
- a CDS encoding glycosyltransferase, with translation MRPYTSPFDVSVLCSLYEAAPLAALEMIAMSLPIVVSNAGCAAEMVLRRRPVSTTSNRSI, from the coding sequence GTGCGACCTTACACGAGCCCTTTTGACGTTAGCGTCCTCTGTAGTCTCTACGAAGCGGCGCCCCTTGCCGCATTGGAAATGATAGCAATGAGTCTGCCAATCGTTGTCAGCAACGCCGGCTGTGCTGCCGAAATGGTCCTTCGGCGACGACCAGTCTCAACAACCTCGAACCGTTCAATCTGA
- a CDS encoding acyl carrier protein, with the protein MIPQGDGLRRELQAICERVLGISPVAWSDSLLGFGAESLAFEPCFSRSRIILGIPLPLSAFLAAPSIEGLATTLTVGATAMAGEVALVCNLSSWSVHAKYRGWGMALLAEALRDENLTCTAFTPEPTAWAARLAQRFTPLASNRIVMPPLLQAETLFAPNRLVISFDPAAVRERLTSQQRQIFDDHAPYDCLQLTVSDGSDHAFLAVKRRTQRLNARRLGGVGKVLPVRIPYSDILHCSAPELLSRRL; encoded by the coding sequence GTGATCCCGCAGGGTGACGGGCTGCGGCGGGAGCTCCAGGCGATTTGCGAGCGCGTGCTTGGCATCTCGCCCGTTGCCTGGTCCGATAGTCTTCTTGGCTTCGGCGCGGAATCGCTAGCGTTTGAACCCTGCTTCTCGAGATCGAGGATTATACTGGGCATCCCCCTACCCCTCTCGGCCTTTCTGGCGGCGCCGTCGATCGAAGGCTTGGCCACGACCCTAACCGTCGGCGCAACAGCGATGGCCGGGGAAGTAGCGCTCGTCTGTAATCTCTCCTCCTGGTCCGTGCATGCGAAGTACCGCGGCTGGGGAATGGCCCTGCTCGCCGAGGCGCTGCGGGACGAGAACCTCACCTGCACGGCCTTCACCCCGGAGCCGACCGCCTGGGCTGCCCGCCTGGCGCAGCGCTTCACACCCTTAGCTTCGAACAGGATCGTCATGCCGCCATTGCTCCAGGCCGAGACGCTGTTCGCGCCGAACCGTCTGGTCATCAGCTTCGATCCGGCTGCGGTCCGCGAGAGGCTGACTAGCCAGCAACGACAGATCTTCGACGATCACGCACCGTACGATTGCCTGCAGCTCACCGTCAGCGATGGGTCGGATCATGCCTTTCTCGCGGTAAAGCGCCGTACGCAACGGCTCAATGCGAGGCGACTGGGGGGAGTAGGGAAAGTTTTGCCCGTGAGGATCCCCTATTCGGACATCCTACACTGCAGTGCGCCGGAGCTGCTGTCGCGGCGTCTCTAG
- a CDS encoding glycosyltransferase family 4 protein: protein MSTLFHDDGVARHDQAGVGSVRRRVLIIVENLPVPFDARVWSEASTLARHGYEVSVICPKGPGATASFEIIEGIAVYRHWLPGEGRGVLGYLAEYSAALFWEFVLSLKILTTRGFDVVHACNPPDLIFVVGAFHKFLFGKSFIFDHHDISPELYEAKFGRRGLLWQVMVLLERITFALSDVSIATNQSYRTIAIERGRMNPDHVFVVRSAPNLSRVRSFPPDPAWKRGRKFLVGYVGVIARQEGIDLLLESIRHIRRIRNRDDVQFVIVGGGRELEELKKLAMAFELDELVTFTGRVDDATLFTILSTADVCVNPDRPSSMNDKSTMHKIMEYMALGKPIVQFDLTEGRFSAGEASLYVQNADTAEFGDKILELVDDPVRRDAMGAFGQKRIYDELAWHHESTKLLGAYEKVFKLKEKCG, encoded by the coding sequence ATGTCAACACTCTTTCATGACGACGGCGTTGCACGCCACGATCAAGCGGGTGTTGGTTCGGTTCGCCGCCGGGTGCTTATCATCGTCGAAAATCTTCCGGTACCGTTCGATGCCAGAGTGTGGTCGGAAGCCAGCACATTGGCGCGGCATGGTTATGAAGTGTCGGTAATTTGTCCCAAGGGACCGGGCGCAACGGCCTCATTTGAAATTATCGAGGGAATCGCGGTTTATCGCCACTGGTTGCCGGGAGAAGGTCGTGGGGTGCTGGGCTATCTTGCCGAGTACAGCGCGGCATTATTTTGGGAGTTCGTGCTGAGTTTGAAAATTCTCACAACGCGCGGGTTTGATGTAGTCCACGCGTGTAATCCGCCGGATCTCATTTTCGTAGTTGGTGCATTTCATAAGTTTCTATTTGGAAAATCTTTCATTTTCGATCACCACGATATCAGCCCGGAGCTTTACGAGGCGAAATTCGGACGTCGTGGCCTGCTCTGGCAGGTTATGGTCCTACTTGAACGCATTACATTCGCATTGTCTGATGTATCGATAGCAACCAACCAATCATATCGTACCATTGCCATTGAACGAGGGCGAATGAACCCTGATCATGTGTTCGTTGTGCGCTCCGCTCCAAACCTTTCGCGCGTTCGCTCATTTCCACCAGACCCGGCCTGGAAGAGGGGGCGGAAATTCCTTGTCGGATATGTGGGTGTTATTGCAAGGCAGGAGGGGATCGATCTGTTGCTGGAATCAATCAGGCACATCCGCAGGATACGAAATCGCGATGATGTCCAGTTCGTCATTGTCGGGGGTGGGCGGGAATTGGAGGAGCTCAAGAAGCTTGCAATGGCTTTTGAACTGGACGAATTGGTTACGTTCACTGGCCGTGTTGATGACGCTACACTATTCACAATACTCTCCACGGCAGACGTCTGCGTAAATCCGGACCGCCCCAGCTCGATGAACGACAAATCAACGATGCACAAGATCATGGAGTATATGGCGTTGGGTAAGCCTATTGTTCAATTTGACCTCACTGAAGGCCGTTTTTCGGCTGGAGAGGCATCCTTATATGTACAGAATGCGGATACTGCGGAGTTCGGCGACAAGATATTGGAACTTGTAGATGATCCAGTGCGACGCGATGCTATGGGTGCATTCGGCCAGAAAAGAATCTATGACGAACTCGCTTGGCACCACGAGTCGACAAAGCTCTTGGGTGCCTATGAAAAAGTATTCAAACTAAAAGAGAAATGCGGATAG
- a CDS encoding FkbM family methyltransferase: protein MVDVIRRTRSWTCVRLFWLGERNPRRVPGAFRFPFGPVRYTDAGAMLSLYREIFLDRGYEVAGLGDAPVILDCGGNIGMSVIWFKQRYPRARITVFEADPQTADLLEENVRALGLTSVTVVRAAVSDAAGKVSFVPEGSLGGHVGEGPGVLVDAVRLSDLITEPVDYLKVDIEGSEFGVIKDLCATGKMGLVNYLSCELHCNPAVQDQVAELWTALSEAGFRITVSDARVDAELPGPPMPTPFSSAPSAKYLVWLYAWRV, encoded by the coding sequence ATGGTCGATGTCATCAGACGAACACGCTCGTGGACCTGCGTGCGCCTCTTCTGGTTGGGCGAGCGCAACCCTCGCCGCGTCCCCGGCGCGTTTCGCTTTCCCTTCGGGCCGGTGCGCTATACGGACGCCGGGGCGATGCTGTCGCTCTATCGTGAGATTTTTCTGGACCGCGGCTATGAGGTCGCCGGATTAGGCGATGCGCCCGTGATCCTTGATTGCGGTGGGAACATTGGCATGAGTGTGATCTGGTTCAAGCAGCGCTATCCGCGTGCCCGCATCACCGTCTTTGAGGCCGACCCGCAAACCGCCGACCTCCTGGAAGAGAATGTGCGCGCGCTAGGCCTCACCTCGGTCACGGTGGTTCGCGCCGCCGTCAGCGATGCCGCTGGCAAGGTATCGTTTGTGCCTGAGGGATCGCTGGGCGGCCATGTCGGCGAAGGGCCAGGGGTGCTGGTGGACGCGGTGCGTTTAAGTGACCTGATTACCGAGCCGGTGGATTATCTCAAGGTCGATATCGAGGGCAGCGAATTTGGCGTGATCAAAGACCTGTGCGCCACAGGCAAAATGGGGTTGGTCAACTATCTTTCGTGCGAATTGCACTGCAATCCTGCTGTGCAAGACCAGGTGGCGGAACTGTGGACGGCGCTTTCGGAAGCGGGCTTCCGCATCACGGTTAGCGACGCGAGGGTGGATGCTGAACTGCCAGGGCCCCCCATGCCCACGCCGTTTTCGTCGGCACCGAGCGCGAAATATCTCGTCTGGCTCTATGCCTGGCGAGTGTAG
- the asnB gene encoding asparagine synthase (glutamine-hydrolyzing) translates to MCGISGIWERNGCSLQDLKRRASAMTQTLSHRGPDDSGVWLSEQASIAFGQRRLAIIDLSSMGHQPMVSANGQYTITFNGEVYNFRELKAELERCGVRFRGHSDTEVIVEGFAQWGVKSTIARLNGMFAIAAWDAGERQLFLARDRMGEKPLYWAIFDGLVLFGSELKALRAHPGWKPSLNRGAITAFLRHGYVPGPFTIYEGVYKLPPAGFVKIAGGGGAEVGTYWDLASVVSQGQRNTLRADEEGLVDELEALLHDAVSRRMIADVPLGAFLSGGYDSSTVVALMQKSSLRPVRTFTISFENAAFDEAKHAEAVARHLGTDHTTFPVGGADALDVVPKLAEMYDEPFADPSQIPTHIVSALTRKRVKVALSGDGGDELFSGYNRYQWAQNVWRPSAKMPLAFRRLASSSIRAVPPSAFDRIARYVPYLRRVPRVGQKAHRLAQILSFPSIDSMYHQIVASHHPNPDSLVNGAQEVRTACWGQNLEALLPGPVDRMRYLDMCTYLPDDILTKVDRASMAVALEVRVPLLDHRLVEWVWKLPSFQNARARRPKHLLRCVLARHVPDRLVERPKMGFGVPLADWLRGPLRDWAEDLMNEASLSADDIFDVEGIRSLWVEFLSGNNERYFLIWNVLMFQAWHRRWGDASVADTGTRRLASLLN, encoded by the coding sequence ATGTGCGGAATTTCCGGTATTTGGGAGCGTAATGGTTGCAGCCTGCAAGATCTGAAAAGGCGGGCGTCTGCAATGACGCAAACCCTGAGCCACCGCGGGCCGGACGACAGCGGAGTTTGGTTAAGCGAGCAGGCCAGCATTGCCTTCGGGCAGCGTCGCCTGGCAATTATCGACTTGTCCTCGATGGGACATCAACCAATGGTCTCGGCCAACGGCCAATATACAATTACGTTCAACGGTGAAGTGTATAATTTCCGAGAACTGAAGGCCGAATTGGAGCGTTGCGGAGTCCGGTTTCGAGGGCATTCAGATACAGAAGTTATTGTCGAAGGATTCGCCCAATGGGGCGTCAAATCGACCATCGCCCGTTTGAACGGGATGTTCGCAATTGCAGCGTGGGACGCCGGAGAGCGTCAACTGTTCCTAGCTCGTGATCGAATGGGCGAAAAGCCGCTTTATTGGGCGATTTTCGATGGACTAGTTTTGTTCGGATCAGAGTTGAAGGCGCTGCGCGCTCATCCCGGTTGGAAGCCAAGTCTCAATCGTGGAGCGATCACTGCCTTTCTTCGGCATGGTTATGTGCCAGGTCCATTCACGATCTATGAAGGTGTCTACAAACTGCCGCCCGCCGGGTTCGTCAAAATTGCGGGCGGCGGCGGCGCCGAAGTGGGCACGTACTGGGATCTGGCCAGTGTTGTTTCGCAGGGGCAACGGAATACGCTTCGAGCCGACGAAGAGGGACTGGTCGACGAGCTCGAGGCGTTGCTGCATGATGCAGTATCGCGCCGCATGATAGCGGATGTTCCGCTTGGCGCCTTTCTGTCGGGCGGCTATGACTCATCTACTGTCGTCGCACTGATGCAGAAATCTTCTCTGAGACCAGTCAGGACGTTTACCATCAGCTTTGAGAACGCGGCATTCGACGAAGCGAAACACGCTGAGGCTGTTGCGCGACATCTTGGGACCGACCATACAACATTTCCCGTTGGCGGCGCTGACGCTCTCGATGTGGTGCCGAAGTTGGCCGAGATGTATGATGAGCCATTCGCCGACCCCTCCCAGATCCCGACCCATATTGTTTCCGCGTTGACGCGAAAACGCGTCAAGGTGGCTCTGTCGGGAGATGGTGGAGACGAATTGTTTTCCGGGTACAACCGGTATCAATGGGCGCAGAACGTTTGGCGACCGAGTGCGAAGATGCCGCTTGCGTTCCGCCGCCTCGCGTCTTCAAGCATTCGCGCTGTGCCGCCTAGCGCCTTCGATAGGATAGCGCGCTATGTGCCATACCTTCGGCGCGTGCCACGGGTCGGCCAAAAGGCCCATCGGTTGGCGCAAATTCTTTCATTTCCATCGATCGATTCCATGTACCATCAAATTGTTGCCTCGCATCACCCGAACCCAGACAGTCTTGTAAATGGGGCACAAGAGGTGCGGACGGCCTGCTGGGGTCAAAACCTCGAGGCCCTTTTGCCAGGTCCGGTGGACCGTATGCGCTACCTGGACATGTGCACGTATTTGCCCGATGACATCCTGACTAAGGTTGATCGCGCCTCTATGGCTGTCGCTCTTGAGGTGCGTGTTCCGCTCCTCGACCATCGCCTGGTCGAATGGGTCTGGAAGCTGCCGTCATTTCAGAACGCGCGTGCCCGGCGCCCCAAACATTTGCTCCGGTGTGTTCTTGCCCGCCATGTGCCCGATCGTCTGGTTGAGCGTCCGAAAATGGGGTTCGGGGTTCCGCTCGCAGACTGGTTGCGCGGTCCGTTGCGCGATTGGGCCGAAGACCTGATGAACGAGGCTAGCCTGAGCGCCGATGATATTTTTGACGTCGAGGGCATTCGCTCGCTCTGGGTCGAATTCTTGAGCGGGAATAATGAGCGGTATTTCCTCATTTGGAATGTTCTTATGTTTCAGGCGTGGCATCGTCGGTGGGGCGATGCGTCAGTGGCTGACACCGGAACAAGACGCTTGGCATCCCTTTTGAATTGA
- a CDS encoding heparin lyase I family protein, with protein sequence MIPLIFALAGSVANISSGSTSLDTRIVDAGGSWNLLAEGLSDDTHSFAGTHSNMADNTSAASQPVSRTRTVVPSITSFSAKPQTRFLIGGDSYLVETAGKSYSLTNPDPQTLRFEVHQGDNWAAGGDGSYCDRSEIQNQSTGVATSWGAFIPPGTPIGMAYQFMVEANGPNGSFVNTQNRSNGWFVVGQMHNDDIASGVGTSPPFAVQMDGDHLQIVARYVLPGGNPSNSSPALRMITLWTDPTPITPGVYKDIRAQANFSNSGGGYLDVWINGSQVVNYRGPLGYGQGTYWEYGIYRSSAPETTAVHYRNLMLTIGPSAPVSSRRP encoded by the coding sequence ATGATACCCCTTATCTTTGCGCTGGCTGGCAGCGTCGCGAACATCTCTAGTGGATCGACATCCCTCGATACGAGGATAGTCGACGCAGGTGGTTCGTGGAATTTACTGGCCGAGGGCCTGTCCGACGATACTCACAGCTTTGCTGGCACCCACAGCAATATGGCAGACAATACGAGCGCCGCATCGCAGCCTGTAAGTAGAACTAGAACAGTTGTTCCGTCGATTACGTCGTTTTCGGCTAAGCCGCAAACCCGCTTTCTTATCGGTGGCGACAGCTACCTAGTTGAGACGGCGGGTAAGAGCTATAGCCTGACCAATCCTGACCCACAAACTCTGCGCTTCGAAGTCCATCAGGGCGACAATTGGGCAGCGGGTGGTGATGGCTCGTACTGTGATCGCTCTGAAATTCAAAATCAGTCGACGGGCGTCGCGACCAGCTGGGGTGCATTTATCCCGCCCGGTACTCCGATTGGCATGGCCTATCAGTTCATGGTGGAGGCCAATGGGCCCAATGGGTCATTTGTAAACACTCAAAACAGATCGAACGGCTGGTTTGTCGTCGGTCAAATGCACAATGACGACATTGCGAGCGGCGTAGGGACCTCACCGCCGTTCGCGGTCCAGATGGACGGCGACCATCTGCAAATTGTCGCCCGCTATGTTCTGCCCGGTGGGAATCCCAGTAATTCGTCTCCCGCTCTCCGCATGATCACGCTGTGGACCGATCCGACTCCAATTACTCCTGGCGTCTACAAGGACATTCGCGCTCAAGCCAATTTTTCCAACAGCGGCGGCGGGTATTTGGACGTCTGGATCAATGGTTCGCAGGTTGTGAACTATCGGGGTCCTTTGGGCTATGGGCAGGGCACCTATTGGGAATATGGCATCTATCGGTCGTCGGCGCCTGAAACGACTGCCGTCCATTACCGAAATTTGATGCTAACAATCGGGCCGTCAGCACCTGTCTCGTCACGACGACCCTGA
- the murJ gene encoding murein biosynthesis integral membrane protein MurJ gives MSTSTNLEETAPPPDGAPKSQGIVIHAGRAISVVLYVTVAARLLSIVSQVLTASAFGVGPTMDAYTVALIVPTTISGILTTAVGAALIPVFVDYRENKGEAESMRLLRVAMTLGTLIALVVTVALAAGAPLVVTIFARQMDAPTQTLAVILLRFLMPVLLLQVLVTLVGSVLNAYGRFAVPSLAPVTITLSTIAFLLFAPSWGIYALGWGTIVGYSLNFLLLVVAYLRMGLRFHFDFSWRHPGIQRIAALSTPMLIGALMVNGNSLVDQFMASLLPPGSIASLSYAIKLVDMPSGIFYTALSTALLPIFALQVARREFTLLTTTFRQAVIFSAIILLPAGALLSSLSRPVVEIFYHHGNFSAQATDVVASAVMFLAPNIFIVTYGFINGRMYNALQDNRTLRNVAVLSLVLNAVLDYLLMQIWGVAGIAFSTTLTYLIGALTLLLILNKRLQGLRLPQLGLSLGKTVVAAVFLWLTCALLAKLPQMAALPPLVQIVLLSAAGLVIYAALLLVLRVPEASQLWTILCSRLHWGRAWAKPA, from the coding sequence ATGAGTACATCCACAAACCTTGAGGAAACGGCTCCCCCGCCCGATGGCGCGCCCAAAAGCCAGGGGATCGTGATTCACGCTGGCCGCGCCATCTCGGTCGTCTTGTATGTCACCGTTGCCGCCCGGCTGCTGAGCATCGTCAGCCAGGTGCTGACGGCTTCGGCCTTTGGCGTTGGCCCAACCATGGACGCCTATACGGTGGCGCTGATCGTGCCCACAACCATTTCTGGCATCTTGACCACGGCGGTGGGCGCGGCATTGATTCCGGTCTTTGTGGACTACCGCGAAAACAAAGGCGAGGCGGAGTCCATGCGCCTGCTCCGGGTAGCGATGACGCTGGGCACGCTGATTGCGCTGGTGGTGACAGTGGCGCTGGCCGCGGGCGCACCGCTGGTGGTGACGATCTTCGCCCGGCAGATGGATGCCCCCACGCAGACGCTGGCGGTCATCCTCCTGCGCTTCTTGATGCCCGTGCTCTTGCTGCAAGTGCTGGTGACGCTGGTTGGCTCCGTTCTGAATGCCTATGGGCGGTTTGCTGTGCCATCGCTGGCTCCCGTCACGATTACGCTGAGCACCATCGCGTTTCTGCTGTTTGCGCCTTCCTGGGGCATCTATGCCCTGGGCTGGGGCACGATTGTGGGTTATTCGCTGAATTTCTTGCTGCTCGTCGTTGCCTATCTGCGCATGGGGCTGCGCTTTCATTTCGATTTTTCCTGGCGGCATCCGGGCATTCAGCGCATTGCCGCGCTTTCCACACCCATGCTGATTGGGGCACTGATGGTCAACGGCAACAGTCTGGTCGATCAGTTTATGGCTTCGCTCTTGCCGCCGGGCAGCATTGCCTCGCTCAGCTACGCGATCAAGCTGGTGGATATGCCCTCGGGGATCTTTTATACGGCGCTCTCCACGGCGCTCTTGCCGATCTTCGCGCTACAAGTGGCCCGCCGCGAATTTACGCTCTTAACCACCACCTTCCGCCAGGCGGTCATTTTTTCTGCAATCATCCTCTTGCCCGCTGGCGCGCTGCTGAGTTCGTTGTCGCGCCCGGTGGTGGAGATTTTCTATCACCATGGCAATTTTAGCGCGCAGGCCACCGATGTGGTGGCGTCCGCCGTGATGTTTCTCGCGCCGAATATATTCATCGTCACCTACGGCTTTATCAACGGGCGGATGTATAACGCCCTGCAAGATAATCGCACGCTGCGCAACGTCGCCGTGCTTTCGCTGGTGCTCAACGCCGTCCTGGACTATCTGCTGATGCAAATCTGGGGCGTGGCAGGTATCGCGTTCTCTACCACGCTGACCTATCTGATTGGCGCGCTAACGCTGCTGCTCATTCTTAACAAACGGCTGCAAGGGCTGCGCCTGCCGCAGCTTGGCCTTTCGCTGGGCAAAACCGTCGTGGCGGCGGTGTTCCTGTGGCTGACGTGCGCGCTGCTGGCGAAGCTGCCCCAGATGGCCGCGCTGCCGCCGCTGGTACAGATCGTCTTGCTGAGCGCTGCGGGCCTGGTGATCTATGCTGCGCTGCTGCTGGTCTTGCGCGTGCCAGAGGCGAGCCAGCTCTGGACCATATTGTGCAGTCGGCTGCACTGGGGCCGCGCGTGGGCAAAACCCGCATAG
- a CDS encoding methyltransferase domain-containing protein → MYSTRSIVFNAATFVPGVTAIPAVRDYLARRDKGTGGTISARYCYSVWLRHLVKAAESGLDTRPQVIAELGPGDSLGTGIAALLSGASKYYALDFISHVTAERNIQVLHELAELFGQRADIPDEAEFPDVFPKLKSYRFPEQLITNRAVNISETWIREIEAALHGASQAEVVQLRAPWLDATVIEDGTIDMLFSQAVLEHVDALSEAYNAMRRWLKPGAFMSHVVDFKCHGCAAEWNGHWSYSDLKWALIRGKRSWHLNREPLSTHMRLLDKEGFRTLCKETVTRPSTLEAPHLARRFTNLTPADLVTSGVFLQAVKQC, encoded by the coding sequence ATGTACAGCACGCGGTCTATTGTTTTCAATGCAGCGACATTCGTGCCGGGCGTGACAGCTATCCCAGCTGTCAGAGACTATCTTGCTCGCAGGGACAAAGGAACGGGCGGCACAATCTCGGCCCGATACTGCTACAGCGTCTGGCTAAGGCATCTCGTGAAAGCGGCAGAAAGCGGGCTTGATACGAGACCTCAGGTCATCGCAGAGCTCGGACCGGGCGACTCGCTGGGGACCGGGATTGCAGCACTCCTGTCGGGAGCTTCCAAATACTATGCGCTTGACTTCATCTCGCACGTTACAGCGGAGCGAAATATCCAAGTGCTTCATGAACTAGCTGAGTTGTTTGGCCAGCGCGCCGATATTCCAGACGAAGCTGAATTTCCCGACGTGTTCCCGAAGCTGAAAAGCTATCGGTTCCCCGAGCAGCTAATTACGAACAGGGCCGTAAACATATCCGAGACCTGGATACGCGAGATCGAGGCGGCGCTGCACGGCGCCTCGCAGGCGGAGGTTGTTCAGTTACGGGCACCTTGGCTGGACGCGACCGTGATCGAGGACGGGACGATTGACATGCTGTTTTCGCAGGCAGTGCTAGAGCATGTAGACGCATTGAGCGAAGCATACAACGCCATGAGGCGGTGGTTGAAGCCCGGAGCTTTCATGTCCCATGTGGTCGACTTCAAGTGTCACGGGTGTGCAGCGGAGTGGAACGGCCATTGGTCCTATTCCGATCTGAAATGGGCCCTCATTCGTGGAAAGCGATCGTGGCACTTAAATCGCGAGCCGCTTTCGACTCATATGCGCCTTCTCGACAAAGAAGGCTTCAGAACGCTCTGCAAAGAGACCGTAACCCGACCGTCCACTCTGGAAGCCCCGCATCTTGCAAGGCGGTTTACGAATCTTACCCCAGCGGACTTAGTTACTAGCGGCGTTTTCCTTCAAGCGGTGAAACAATGCTGA